The DNA segment ATTATGGGCGTTGGCCTCAACACGATTTTCCGCCATTTAAAAAACTCAGGCGTAAGCGTCGTCTCAGCACCGTCTGGCAGATCCTGATATTCCTGAGAGGATAGTGGACACCAAATATGGTGGACGCTATCCATGAAATCATTAACCGCAGTGCGTAAAAAAAGCCCTAATTATCCCGTTGAGTTCAAAATCAAAATGGTTGAACTCTCGCATCGACCAGAGATCTCCGTAGCGCAACTCGCTCGTGAGCATGGGATCAACGATAATTTGCTGTTCAAGTGGCGCCAGTACTGGCGCGAAGGAAAACTACGTCCTCCTTCAACAACAGAAAACAACGTGCCTGAGCTGCTCCCGATAACACTTGATACCGAAGATGTTGTCCCTGCAACCTCCCCCGGTCACAACCTGTAGCTGCTGCGGCACCTGAATCACTCAATATCAGCTGTGAAGTGACGTTCCGGCACGGATCACTCCGTCTGAATGGTGCCATCAGCGAAAATATCCTGAACCTGCTGATACGGGAGCTCAAACGTTGATCCCATTACCATCAGGGACAAAGATCTGGCTGGTCGCTGGCATCACCGATATGAGAAACGGCTTCAACGGCCTGGCGGCAAAGGTGCAGACGACGCTGAAAGACGATCCGATGTCAGGTCACGTTTTTATCTTCCGTGGGCGTAATGGCAGTCAGGTAAAGCTCCTCTGGTCTACCGGCGATGGACTGTGTCTGCTGACCAAACGGCTGGAGCGCGGCCGCTTCGCCTGGCCGTCAGCCCGGGATGGCAAAGTGTTCCTCACACCGGCACAGCTGGCGATGCTCCTTGAAGGTATCGACTGGCGGCAGCCTAAAAGACTGCTTACGTCACTGACTATGTTGTA comes from the Enterobacter kobei genome and includes:
- a CDS encoding transposase, whose product is MKSLTAVRKKSPNYPVEFKIKMVELSHRPEISVAQLAREHGINDNLLFKWRQYWREGKLRPPSTTENNVPELLPITLDTEDVVPATSPGHNL
- the tnpB gene encoding IS66 family insertion sequence element accessory protein TnpB (TnpB, as the term is used for proteins encoded by IS66 family insertion elements, is considered an accessory protein, since TnpC, encoded by a neighboring gene, is a DDE family transposase.) — translated: MIPLPSGTKIWLVAGITDMRNGFNGLAAKVQTTLKDDPMSGHVFIFRGRNGSQVKLLWSTGDGLCLLTKRLERGRFAWPSARDGKVFLTPAQLAMLLEGIDWRQPKRLLTSLTML